In Streptomyces sp. NBC_01707, a genomic segment contains:
- a CDS encoding HAD family hydrolase, which yields MAPHPLTVGFDLDMTLIDSRPGIKAAYQALSAETGRQIDTDLVVSRLGPPLEDELANWFPADVVAATADRYREIYPTHAITPTPALPGARESIAAIRERGGRTIVVTAKYEPNARLHLAHLGIEADEIVGGLWAEGKARALREHGAQVYVGDHTGDVRGARTAQALSVAVTTGPCDADELRAAGADVILQNLTEFPAWLDVYRAA from the coding sequence ATGGCTCCGCACCCCCTGACGGTCGGCTTCGACCTCGATATGACGCTCATCGATTCCCGGCCCGGCATCAAGGCTGCCTACCAGGCGCTTTCCGCCGAGACGGGGAGGCAGATCGACACCGATCTGGTGGTCAGCCGGCTCGGTCCGCCGCTGGAGGACGAACTGGCGAACTGGTTCCCGGCGGACGTCGTGGCCGCCACGGCCGACCGGTACCGGGAGATCTATCCCACACACGCCATCACCCCGACCCCGGCTCTGCCCGGCGCCCGGGAGTCCATCGCCGCGATCCGCGAGCGGGGCGGCCGGACGATCGTCGTCACGGCGAAGTACGAGCCGAACGCCAGGCTCCACCTGGCGCATCTCGGGATCGAGGCCGACGAGATCGTCGGCGGCCTGTGGGCGGAGGGAAAGGCGCGGGCGCTGCGCGAGCACGGCGCACAGGTCTATGTCGGCGACCACACCGGGGACGTACGCGGTGCCCGCACGGCGCAGGCGCTGTCGGTGGCGGTGACGACGGGCCCGTGCGACGCGGACGAACTGCGAGCGGCGGGCGCGGATGTGATCCTGCAGAACCTGACGGAGTTCCCGGCCTGGCTGGACGTCTACCGGGCCGCGTAG
- a CDS encoding futalosine hydrolase has product MRVLVVTAVPVERDAVTRAFTDGPQILDVPGAELHRAGSFDVVAGGAGPASAAAAAAFALASGAGAEAGPGAGTGPYGLVVSAGIGGGFAPDAPVGSLVVASGIVAADLGAETPDGFVPVTDLGFGRERFLPPPDLVRDVAAATGALTGEVLTVSTVTGSAGRAAALRTAHPQAVAEAMEGFGVAEAAERLRVPVLEIRAVSNAVGPRDRNAWRIGDALAALTEAFGKLTPVLEGWTTPHDRHR; this is encoded by the coding sequence GTGCGTGTGCTTGTCGTGACCGCTGTCCCGGTGGAACGGGACGCGGTCACGCGTGCGTTCACGGACGGACCGCAGATCCTCGACGTCCCCGGCGCCGAGCTGCACCGCGCCGGTTCCTTCGATGTCGTCGCGGGCGGAGCGGGTCCGGCTTCCGCGGCCGCCGCGGCCGCCTTCGCCCTGGCCTCGGGGGCCGGGGCGGAGGCCGGTCCGGGCGCCGGGACGGGACCGTACGGCCTGGTCGTCTCGGCCGGGATCGGCGGCGGGTTCGCACCCGACGCCCCCGTCGGCTCCCTCGTCGTGGCAAGCGGGATCGTCGCCGCCGACCTGGGCGCCGAGACCCCCGACGGCTTCGTTCCCGTCACCGACCTGGGGTTCGGACGGGAACGGTTCCTGCCGCCGCCCGACCTGGTACGGGATGTGGCCGCGGCCACCGGCGCGCTGACCGGCGAGGTCCTCACCGTCTCCACCGTGACCGGCAGCGCCGGCCGCGCCGCCGCCCTGCGCACCGCCCACCCGCAAGCCGTCGCCGAGGCGATGGAGGGGTTCGGGGTCGCCGAGGCCGCCGAGCGGCTGCGCGTACCGGTGCTGGAGATCCGGGCCGTCTCGAACGCCGTCGGCCCGCGCGACCGGAACGCCTGGCGCATCGGCGACGCGCTGGCCGCGCTCACCGAGGCATTCGGGAAGCTCACCCCCGTACTGGAAGGCTGGACCACTCCCCATGACCGACACCGCTGA
- a CDS encoding iron ABC transporter permease yields the protein MPAAAPRRHRRALATATAVLALLVAVLLSLAVGARTIAPSAVLDALLHGGHSDAAEVIRRLRVPRTLIGLMVGAALALAGTVLQGITRNPIADPGILGISQGASVGVVLAIAYAGIHTLTGYVWFAFTGAAVASVAVYAIASRGRGGATPVKLALGGAAINALLVSVTMAVLTTKASALDEFRFWQVGSISGREAEVAQQIWPFLLAGTVLVLSVARGLDALALGEDVAKGLGQKVATVRIVGGVGATVLTGVGVAAAGPIAFIGLAVPHIARAIVGSDHRWVLPMAALIGPVMLLVSDVIGRIVFPPGEVPAGVMTALIGVPFLVALVRRKAVPA from the coding sequence ATGCCAGCCGCCGCACCTCGCCGCCACAGACGCGCTCTCGCGACGGCGACGGCCGTCCTGGCGCTGCTCGTGGCCGTACTGCTCAGCCTTGCCGTGGGCGCGCGCACCATCGCGCCGTCCGCGGTGCTCGACGCCCTGCTGCACGGCGGGCACTCCGACGCCGCCGAAGTGATCCGCCGGCTGCGGGTGCCACGCACCCTGATCGGGCTGATGGTCGGTGCGGCGCTGGCCCTCGCGGGCACCGTGCTCCAGGGCATCACCCGTAACCCCATCGCCGACCCCGGGATCCTCGGCATCAGCCAGGGCGCCTCGGTCGGCGTGGTGCTGGCCATCGCGTACGCGGGGATCCACACGCTGACCGGGTACGTCTGGTTCGCGTTCACCGGGGCGGCCGTCGCGTCCGTCGCCGTGTACGCGATCGCGTCGCGCGGGCGCGGCGGGGCGACGCCGGTGAAGCTCGCGCTGGGCGGCGCCGCGATCAATGCGCTGCTGGTCTCCGTGACGATGGCGGTGCTGACGACGAAGGCGTCCGCGCTCGACGAGTTCCGCTTCTGGCAGGTCGGTTCGATCTCCGGGCGGGAGGCCGAGGTGGCGCAGCAGATCTGGCCGTTCCTGCTGGCCGGCACGGTGCTCGTGCTGTCCGTGGCGCGGGGCCTCGATGCGCTGGCACTGGGCGAGGACGTGGCGAAGGGGCTGGGGCAGAAGGTCGCGACGGTACGGATCGTCGGCGGCGTCGGAGCCACCGTGCTGACCGGGGTCGGAGTGGCCGCGGCCGGGCCGATCGCGTTCATCGGGCTGGCCGTCCCGCACATCGCCCGCGCGATCGTCGGCAGCGACCACCGGTGGGTACTGCCGATGGCGGCGCTGATCGGCCCCGTGATGCTGCTGGTCTCGGACGTCATCGGCCGGATCGTCTTCCCGCCGGGCGAGGTCCCGGCGGGCGTGATGACGGCGCTGATCGGAGTGCCGTTCCTGGTCGCACTCGTACGTCGGAAGGCGGTCCCGGCATGA
- a CDS encoding sacsin N-terminal ATP-binding-like domain-containing protein, producing the protein MNATEGADPFGTARLRRGVLDAWGAGPARFREDANAEEDLALGGYRDRLVVELAQNAADAAARAGVAGRLRLTLHPGDTGNAVLAAANTGAPLDATGVESLSTLRASAKREGHESAVGRFGVGFAAVLAVSDEPAVVGRHGGVRWSLAEARGLARQAAVGSPGLGDELRRRDGHVPLLRLPLPAEGTAPDGYDTVVVLPLRDGVAEDLVGRLLAAVDDALLLTLPGLEEIVIDTPDGVRTLHRSQHGPYTHVDDSVHGRNRWRTVAHHGPIEPALLADRPLEERLRPHWSVTWAVPVDMDGAPVYPRTAAVVHAPTPTDEPLGVPALLIASLPLDTTRRHPAPGPLTDFLVQRAADAYAELLADWHPVSVGTIDLVPGPLGNGELDGALRGAILERLPRVAFLEPAAPRDTAAEPDRWDAWDAEPESAHEPTTALRPIEAEVLEGVGAETVRVLAEVLPCLLPAGLERRSELRTLGVARVPLTEAIDRLAGLERDPGWWRRLYDSLSGIDPDRLSGLPVPLAGTVDQAVEGPGGVAAPRTTIGPRQVLLPLPEALTGPVLDRLARLGLKVAHPEAAHPLLEKLGALPATPRAVLTTPQVRAAVAGSLDAGEVWDEDALDAEELAETVLTLVRDADLSPGDEPWLGALALPDEEGEPAPAGELVLPGSPFAQIMRDGELALCDEELAARWGEQPLTACGVLATFALVRATDVVLDPDELEPREGDFAEPDDAGLLDAVDVWCEDILDQLPDTPVPPVVTELVAVRDLDLVDDDAWPQALALLSRPPLRDALTQPVRVLLPDGTTRSVRPYTAWWLRDHPVLAGRRPAGLRAAGGDPRLSGLYDSADATGFDDVQVLRALGVRTSVAALLDEPGGAAELLGRLADGSRPVGSVQLHELYTALADLDPEHVTLPDELRAVVDGEVRVVDAADAVIADAPDLLPLTDSLPLLPVAPARAAELAELFQVRRLGETVEAQVTTEGEEHQVPEPVRILLGAGTPDTYIEHGELRAGGVELDWRRTPDGVVHASTLEGVAAGLAWAAGQWPRRFEVAALLEDPSRTEELARDRWFD; encoded by the coding sequence ATGAATGCGACCGAGGGGGCCGATCCGTTCGGGACGGCACGGCTGCGGCGCGGGGTGCTCGATGCCTGGGGCGCCGGTCCCGCCCGGTTCCGGGAGGACGCCAACGCCGAGGAGGACCTCGCCCTCGGCGGCTACCGTGACCGTCTCGTCGTCGAGCTGGCCCAGAACGCCGCCGACGCCGCCGCCCGCGCCGGCGTCGCCGGCCGTCTCCGTCTCACCCTGCACCCCGGCGACACCGGGAACGCCGTCCTCGCCGCCGCCAACACCGGTGCCCCTCTCGACGCCACCGGTGTCGAATCGCTCAGCACGCTCCGGGCCTCCGCCAAGCGTGAGGGCCATGAGTCCGCGGTGGGCAGGTTCGGTGTCGGTTTCGCCGCCGTGCTCGCGGTCAGCGACGAGCCCGCCGTAGTGGGCAGGCACGGTGGGGTCCGCTGGTCCCTCGCCGAGGCCCGCGGCCTCGCCCGGCAGGCCGCCGTCGGCAGCCCCGGCCTCGGTGACGAACTCCGCCGCCGCGACGGTCACGTACCCCTGCTCCGGCTCCCGCTGCCCGCCGAGGGCACCGCGCCGGACGGGTACGACACGGTCGTCGTCCTGCCGCTGCGCGACGGCGTCGCCGAGGATCTCGTCGGCCGACTGCTCGCCGCCGTCGACGACGCGCTGCTCCTGACGCTGCCCGGCCTCGAGGAGATCGTCATCGACACCCCTGACGGGGTACGGACGTTGCACCGGTCCCAGCACGGCCCGTACACGCACGTCGACGACTCCGTGCACGGCAGGAACCGCTGGCGCACGGTCGCGCACCACGGTCCGATCGAGCCGGCCCTGCTCGCCGACCGCCCCCTCGAGGAGCGGCTGCGCCCTCACTGGTCGGTGACCTGGGCGGTACCCGTGGACATGGACGGGGCGCCGGTCTACCCCCGTACCGCCGCCGTCGTCCACGCCCCGACCCCCACCGACGAGCCCCTCGGCGTGCCCGCCCTGCTCATCGCGTCGCTGCCGCTCGACACCACCCGCCGCCACCCCGCGCCCGGCCCGCTCACCGACTTCCTGGTGCAGCGCGCGGCCGACGCCTACGCCGAACTGCTCGCGGACTGGCATCCGGTGAGCGTCGGAACGATCGACCTGGTGCCCGGCCCGCTCGGCAACGGCGAACTGGACGGTGCGCTGCGCGGCGCGATCCTGGAACGGCTGCCGCGCGTCGCGTTCCTGGAGCCTGCCGCCCCGCGCGACACCGCCGCCGAGCCGGACCGGTGGGACGCCTGGGACGCCGAGCCGGAGAGCGCCCACGAGCCCACCACCGCGCTGCGGCCCATCGAGGCCGAAGTGCTGGAGGGGGTCGGCGCCGAGACCGTCCGGGTGCTCGCCGAGGTGCTGCCGTGCCTGCTGCCCGCGGGACTTGAGCGCCGCAGCGAGCTGCGCACGCTCGGGGTGGCCAGGGTGCCGCTGACCGAGGCCATCGACCGGCTCGCCGGTCTGGAGCGCGATCCCGGCTGGTGGCGGCGGCTGTACGACAGCCTGTCCGGCATCGACCCGGACCGGCTCTCCGGACTGCCGGTGCCACTGGCCGGGACGGTGGATCAGGCGGTGGAGGGACCGGGCGGCGTCGCGGCCCCGCGTACCACGATCGGTCCCCGTCAGGTCCTGCTGCCGCTGCCCGAAGCGCTCACCGGCCCCGTTCTCGACCGGCTGGCCAGACTCGGCCTGAAGGTCGCGCATCCGGAGGCAGCCCATCCGCTCCTGGAGAAGCTGGGCGCCCTGCCCGCCACTCCGCGCGCCGTGCTGACGACCCCGCAGGTGCGCGCCGCCGTCGCCGGTTCGCTGGACGCGGGCGAGGTGTGGGACGAGGACGCTCTGGACGCCGAAGAGCTCGCGGAGACCGTCCTCACGCTGGTCCGGGACGCAGACCTGTCGCCCGGCGACGAACCATGGCTCGGCGCACTCGCGCTCCCGGACGAGGAGGGCGAGCCCGCTCCGGCCGGTGAACTCGTGCTGCCGGGAAGCCCGTTCGCCCAGATCATGCGCGACGGCGAACTCGCCCTCTGCGACGAGGAACTGGCCGCGCGCTGGGGCGAACAGCCGCTGACCGCCTGCGGGGTGCTGGCCACCTTCGCACTCGTCCGCGCCACCGATGTCGTCCTCGACCCGGACGAACTGGAGCCGCGTGAAGGCGACTTCGCCGAGCCCGACGACGCGGGGCTGCTCGACGCCGTCGACGTGTGGTGCGAGGACATCCTCGACCAGCTGCCGGACACCCCCGTGCCGCCGGTCGTCACCGAACTCGTCGCCGTCCGTGACCTCGACCTCGTCGACGACGACGCCTGGCCGCAGGCGCTCGCCCTGCTCTCCCGCCCGCCGCTGCGCGACGCGCTGACGCAGCCGGTGCGGGTGTTGCTCCCGGACGGCACGACCCGGTCCGTGCGCCCGTACACCGCCTGGTGGCTGCGCGACCACCCGGTGCTCGCCGGCCGCCGGCCGGCGGGTCTGCGGGCCGCGGGCGGCGACCCGCGGCTGTCCGGACTGTACGACTCCGCCGACGCGACCGGCTTCGACGACGTCCAGGTGCTGCGCGCGCTCGGCGTACGGACGTCCGTCGCGGCGCTCCTCGACGAGCCGGGCGGTGCCGCCGAACTCCTCGGCCGGCTCGCGGACGGCAGCCGCCCGGTGGGCTCCGTGCAACTCCACGAGCTGTACACGGCCCTGGCCGATCTCGACCCCGAACATGTCACGCTGCCCGACGAGCTGCGGGCCGTGGTCGACGGCGAGGTACGGGTCGTCGACGCGGCGGACGCGGTGATCGCGGACGCCCCCGATCTGCTGCCCCTGACGGACAGCCTTCCGCTGCTGCCGGTGGCCCCGGCACGCGCCGCCGAACTGGCCGAGCTGTTCCAGGTGCGGCGGCTCGGCGAGACCGTCGAGGCGCAGGTGACGACGGAGGGCGAGGAGCACCAGGTGCCGGAGCCGGTACGGATCCTGCTCGGCGCCGGGACCCCGGACACGTACATCGAGCACGGCGAACTCCGCGCGGGCGGCGTCGAGCTGGACTGGCGCCGCACGCCGGACGGGGTCGTCCACGCGTCGACGCTCGAGGGTGTCGCGGCGGGCCTGGCGTGGGCGGCGGGGCAGTGGCCGCGCCGCTTCGAGGTCGCGGCGCTGCTGGAGGACCCGTCGCGCACGGAGGAACTGGCCCGGGACCGCTGGTTCGACTGA
- a CDS encoding MFS transporter, which translates to MASARSHDGSGPLRRTARTIGHALHVPFTGTAKGIRKATHAHGAGESGLGKLIELHAVNGAGDVMITVALASTVFFSVPTDEARGRVALYLAITMAPFTLLAPVIGPLLDRLPHGRRAAMAGAMLARALLAITMSSAVATGDLELYPAALGVLVSSKAYGVVRSAVVPRLLPPGFSLVKANSRVTLAGLLATGVAAPIGAGLQTVGPGWPLFGACVIFIGGTVLAFTLPRKVDSAKGERRAQLVEHHGHQPSVPAKPSKTNGKRANGKKTTMRSGEKEKRPGLRTVGPSVLHGLQANAAHRALSGFLIFFLAFLLREQPLAGQSAAVSLGIVGVAAGVGNALGTAMGSWLRARGPEVIIAAVLGLALGIAVLAAVFYSTLMVAALSAVAGFTQALSKLSLDATIQRDVPEEVRTSAFARSETLLQMSWVVGGAIGISLPLNGVLGMSVASGILAVGAAASVRGLLSAARRGSPHPRVA; encoded by the coding sequence GTGGCTTCCGCCAGGTCGCACGACGGGTCCGGCCCGCTCCGCAGGACGGCCCGGACGATCGGTCATGCCCTGCACGTGCCGTTCACCGGCACGGCGAAGGGCATTCGCAAGGCGACCCACGCCCACGGCGCCGGCGAATCCGGGCTCGGCAAACTGATCGAACTGCATGCCGTGAACGGCGCGGGCGACGTGATGATCACCGTCGCACTCGCCTCGACGGTGTTCTTCTCGGTGCCGACGGACGAGGCCCGCGGGCGCGTCGCGCTCTATCTCGCCATCACGATGGCACCCTTCACGCTCCTCGCCCCGGTCATCGGCCCGCTCCTGGACCGCCTGCCGCACGGCCGCCGCGCCGCGATGGCGGGCGCCATGCTGGCCCGGGCGCTGCTGGCGATCACCATGTCGAGTGCGGTCGCCACGGGCGATCTGGAGCTGTATCCGGCGGCGCTGGGCGTCCTGGTCTCCTCGAAGGCGTACGGGGTCGTACGCAGCGCGGTGGTGCCGCGCCTGCTGCCACCGGGTTTCTCCCTGGTGAAGGCGAACTCCCGGGTCACCCTGGCCGGGCTCCTGGCCACCGGTGTGGCGGCGCCGATCGGCGCCGGGCTGCAGACCGTCGGACCCGGCTGGCCGCTGTTCGGCGCGTGCGTGATCTTCATCGGCGGCACCGTGCTCGCCTTCACACTGCCACGCAAGGTCGACTCGGCGAAGGGTGAGCGCCGGGCCCAGCTGGTCGAGCACCACGGCCACCAGCCGTCCGTCCCGGCCAAGCCGTCCAAGACCAACGGAAAACGGGCCAACGGCAAGAAGACCACCATGAGGTCCGGGGAGAAGGAGAAGCGGCCGGGGCTGCGGACCGTCGGGCCGTCCGTCCTGCACGGGCTCCAGGCGAACGCCGCGCACCGCGCCCTCTCCGGCTTCCTGATCTTCTTCCTGGCGTTCCTGCTGCGTGAGCAGCCGCTGGCCGGGCAGAGCGCCGCCGTCTCGCTCGGCATCGTCGGTGTCGCGGCCGGTGTCGGCAATGCCCTCGGTACGGCCATGGGGTCCTGGCTCCGGGCCCGTGGCCCCGAGGTGATCATCGCCGCGGTGCTGGGACTGGCCCTCGGCATCGCCGTCCTCGCCGCGGTCTTCTATTCCACCCTGATGGTCGCCGCGCTCAGTGCGGTGGCGGGCTTCACCCAGGCCCTGTCCAAGCTGTCGCTGGACGCCACGATCCAGCGTGACGTGCCGGAAGAGGTCCGGACCTCCGCGTTCGCCCGGTCCGAGACACTGCTGCAGATGTCCTGGGTGGTCGGCGGCGCCATCGGTATTTCCCTCCCCCTCAACGGCGTACTGGGGATGTCGGTCGCCTCGGGGATCCTCGCCGTCGGCGCGGCAGCCTCCGTACGGGGTCTGCTGAGCGCCGCGCGGCGCGGCTCGCCGCACCCCCGCGTGGCGTGA
- a CDS encoding cold-shock protein translates to MPTGKVKWFNSEKGFGFLSRDDGGDVFVHSSVLPDGVDALKPGQRVEFGVVAGQRGDQALSVTILDPTPSVAAAQRRKPDELASIVQDLTTLLENITPMLERGRYPDKAAGKQIGGLLRAVADQLDV, encoded by the coding sequence TTGCCGACTGGCAAGGTCAAATGGTTCAACAGCGAGAAGGGCTTCGGCTTCCTTTCCCGCGACGACGGTGGCGACGTGTTCGTGCACTCGTCGGTGCTCCCTGACGGAGTAGACGCCCTCAAGCCCGGTCAGCGCGTCGAATTCGGCGTCGTCGCAGGTCAGCGCGGAGACCAGGCGCTATCGGTGACGATTCTGGACCCGACGCCGTCCGTCGCGGCCGCCCAGCGCCGCAAGCCGGACGAACTGGCGTCGATCGTGCAGGATCTGACGACGCTGCTGGAGAACATCACGCCGATGCTGGAGCGGGGCCGCTACCCCGACAAGGCGGCGGGCAAGCAGATCGGCGGCCTGCTGCGCGCGGTCGCCGACCAGCTGGACGTGTAG
- a CDS encoding DUF5707 domain-containing protein — MRIRATVAALTGALALSALAVPSAHAATAPVLSKVTVNGGKDIVLGTTVPKTVTVSVTASHASGIATGWAILWHGTSLEKGMDGALVPTQEATCKNASATTATCSFTLTVDPRADLTSNALAGSWHVLAGAEAKDGSSTSYDSFATTRVQRLSKLTVNAAPEPVKKGRTITVTGKLTRANWETHAYAGYTVQPVKLQFRKKTSTAYTTVKTIKSSSTGALKATVKASVDGYWRYSFAGTSTTPAVTTTGDYVDVR, encoded by the coding sequence ATGCGCATTCGTGCCACTGTCGCCGCCCTGACCGGCGCCCTGGCCCTCTCCGCCCTCGCCGTGCCGTCCGCGCACGCGGCAACGGCTCCCGTCCTCTCCAAGGTCACCGTCAACGGCGGCAAGGACATCGTTCTGGGGACGACGGTGCCGAAGACGGTCACCGTCTCCGTCACCGCCTCGCACGCCTCTGGCATAGCCACCGGCTGGGCGATCCTCTGGCACGGGACGAGTCTGGAGAAGGGCATGGACGGCGCGTTGGTGCCGACGCAGGAAGCCACCTGCAAGAACGCGAGCGCCACCACCGCCACCTGCTCGTTCACCCTCACGGTCGACCCGAGGGCCGACCTGACCAGCAACGCACTGGCCGGTTCCTGGCACGTCCTCGCGGGCGCCGAGGCCAAGGACGGCTCCAGCACGTCGTACGACTCCTTCGCCACGACCCGTGTGCAGCGGCTGTCGAAGCTGACGGTCAACGCGGCCCCGGAGCCTGTCAAGAAGGGCAGGACCATCACGGTCACCGGCAAGCTGACGCGCGCCAACTGGGAGACGCACGCCTACGCCGGCTACACCGTCCAGCCGGTGAAGCTGCAGTTCCGTAAGAAGACCAGCACCGCCTACACCACGGTGAAGACGATCAAGTCGAGCAGCACCGGCGCCCTCAAGGCGACGGTGAAGGCCTCGGTCGACGGCTACTGGCGTTACAGCTTCGCCGGCACGTCCACCACCCCGGCCGTCACCACCACCGGTGACTACGTCGACGTGCGTTGA
- a CDS encoding DUF3027 domain-containing protein, with the protein MSAATTRSRTARTPAPDRLCAEAVDLARSAAEEAAAPGVVGEHVALVSEGDRVVTHYFECKEPGYRGWRWAVTVARASRAKNVTLDEAVLLPGADALLAPEWVPWSERLRPGDMGPGDLLPTEAEDLRLEPGYTGEDEPPPNSVVSEMSEELADLVDAEDAELTTRPEATDRGSIAAVAEELGMRRARVLSRYGLHAAADRWDEAFGAKTPMAQAAPASCDTCAFLVPIAGSLRQAFGVCANEFSPADGRVVSLSYGCGGHSEAAVMPKPPKPAPHALDTMQVDEYLLRPARDGGSVPAEPDAPSEDLGHS; encoded by the coding sequence GTGAGTGCTGCTACGACGCGAAGCCGTACTGCCCGTACCCCTGCCCCCGACCGTCTGTGCGCCGAGGCGGTAGACCTCGCGCGCTCGGCGGCCGAGGAAGCCGCCGCGCCAGGAGTGGTCGGTGAGCATGTGGCGCTGGTCTCCGAAGGGGACCGGGTCGTCACGCACTACTTCGAGTGCAAGGAACCCGGCTACCGGGGCTGGCGCTGGGCGGTGACGGTCGCCAGGGCCTCCCGCGCCAAGAACGTCACGCTCGACGAGGCGGTACTGCTGCCCGGGGCGGATGCGCTCCTCGCGCCCGAGTGGGTGCCGTGGAGCGAGCGCCTGCGCCCCGGCGACATGGGGCCCGGCGATCTGCTGCCCACCGAGGCGGAGGATCTCCGTCTGGAGCCCGGGTACACCGGTGAGGACGAGCCGCCGCCGAACTCGGTGGTCTCCGAGATGTCGGAGGAACTGGCCGATCTCGTCGACGCGGAGGACGCGGAGCTGACGACGCGCCCGGAGGCGACGGACCGCGGCTCGATCGCCGCGGTCGCCGAAGAGCTCGGGATGCGGCGGGCGCGGGTGCTGTCCCGGTACGGGCTGCACGCGGCGGCCGACCGGTGGGACGAGGCATTCGGCGCGAAGACGCCGATGGCGCAGGCGGCACCGGCCTCCTGCGACACGTGTGCCTTCCTGGTGCCGATCGCGGGATCGCTGCGGCAGGCGTTCGGGGTGTGCGCGAACGAGTTCAGCCCGGCGGACGGGCGGGTCGTCTCGCTGTCGTACGGGTGCGGTGGGCACTCGGAGGCCGCGGTGATGCCGAAGCCGCCGAAGCCGGCGCCGCACGCACTGGACACGATGCAGGTGGACGAGTATCTGCTGCGCCCGGCAAGGGACGGCGGGTCCGTTCCGGCGGAGCCGGATGCGCCGTCGGAGGACCTCGGCCACTCCTGA
- a CDS encoding 1,4-dihydroxy-6-naphthoate synthase, producing MTDTADTTGDALRIAFSPCPNDTFVFDAWAHGRVPGAPALDVTFADIDLTNGMAERGELDVLKVSYAVLPWVLEEYALLPCGGALGRGCGPLVLTKEPGTDLTGKTVAVPSERSTAYLLFRLWAADVVPGDVGEIVVMPFDEIMPAVRDGKVDAGLVIHEARFTYRNYGLHSLADMGEHWELTTGLPIPLGAIIAKRSLGAEKLKALAESVRTSVRMAWDDPEASRPYVLEHAQEMDPAVADQHIGLYVNEFTADLGENGYAAIRGLLTRAAAEGLVPPLGPDALSFV from the coding sequence ATGACCGACACCGCTGACACCACCGGCGACGCCCTGCGCATCGCCTTCTCGCCGTGCCCGAACGACACGTTCGTCTTCGATGCCTGGGCGCACGGCCGGGTCCCCGGCGCGCCCGCCCTCGATGTCACGTTCGCCGACATCGATCTCACCAACGGCATGGCCGAGCGCGGCGAGCTGGACGTGCTGAAGGTGTCGTACGCGGTGCTGCCCTGGGTCCTGGAGGAGTACGCGCTGCTGCCCTGCGGCGGGGCGCTGGGACGCGGCTGCGGGCCGCTCGTCCTGACGAAGGAGCCGGGTACGGATCTGACGGGGAAGACCGTCGCCGTGCCGAGCGAGCGCTCGACCGCCTATCTGCTGTTCCGGCTCTGGGCGGCGGATGTCGTCCCGGGCGACGTCGGCGAGATCGTCGTCATGCCGTTCGACGAGATCATGCCCGCCGTGCGGGACGGGAAGGTGGACGCCGGTCTCGTCATCCACGAGGCGAGGTTCACGTACCGGAACTACGGCCTGCACAGCCTCGCCGACATGGGCGAGCACTGGGAGTTGACGACCGGCCTGCCGATCCCGCTCGGCGCGATCATCGCCAAGCGGTCGCTGGGCGCCGAGAAGCTGAAGGCGCTGGCCGAGTCGGTGCGCACGTCGGTGCGGATGGCCTGGGACGACCCGGAGGCGTCGCGGCCGTACGTGCTGGAGCACGCCCAGGAGATGGACCCGGCCGTGGCCGACCAGCACATCGGGCTGTACGTCAACGAGTTCACCGCGGACCTCGGCGAGAACGGCTACGCGGCGATCCGCGGACTGCTGACCCGCGCGGCGGCCGAGGGGCTGGTGCCGCCCCTCGGCCCGGACGCGCTGTCGTTCGTCTGA